One window of the Thermococcus sp. P6 genome contains the following:
- the moaA gene encoding GTP 3',8-cyclase MoaA, with the protein MTFYDRFGRPVTNLRISLTQKCNYRCFFCHREGQHFIAQLELTPEEIERIVRVASRAGIRKVKLTGGEPTVRKDLIEIVRRIKPYLVDLSMTTNGSRLKELAKPLAEAGLDRVNVSLHSLKPDVYRRITGVDMLDTVLKGIREATKHLSPVKLNMTVMRGLNDDEIWDMVDFAARNGVILQLIELEAPRELTETGFFRRYFYPLKPVEKKLEQMAVETRERRMHRRKKYFIPTDYGTAEVEVVRAMHNTVFCANCTRLRVTSDGKFKTCLLRSNDLIDFATALRNGASDGELLEILRKAVLMREPYWR; encoded by the coding sequence ATGACCTTTTACGACCGCTTCGGCAGGCCGGTAACGAACCTGAGGATCTCCCTGACCCAGAAGTGCAACTACCGCTGCTTCTTCTGCCACAGGGAGGGCCAGCACTTCATCGCCCAGCTCGAGCTCACCCCCGAAGAGATAGAGAGAATCGTTAGAGTGGCGTCGAGGGCTGGAATACGGAAGGTCAAGCTAACGGGCGGGGAGCCCACCGTGAGGAAAGACCTGATCGAGATCGTGAGGCGGATAAAACCCTACCTCGTGGACCTCTCCATGACGACCAACGGGAGCAGGCTAAAGGAGCTGGCGAAACCGCTGGCCGAAGCGGGCCTCGACAGGGTCAACGTTTCCCTCCACAGCCTCAAACCCGATGTTTACAGAAGGATCACGGGCGTTGACATGCTGGACACCGTCCTCAAAGGGATAAGGGAGGCAACCAAACACCTCTCCCCCGTAAAGCTCAACATGACGGTTATGAGGGGCCTCAACGATGACGAGATATGGGATATGGTGGATTTTGCGGCGAGAAACGGTGTTATTCTCCAGCTGATAGAGCTCGAGGCCCCGAGAGAGCTCACTGAGACGGGCTTTTTCCGGAGGTACTTCTACCCGCTGAAACCCGTTGAGAAAAAACTCGAGCAAATGGCCGTTGAAACCCGCGAGAGGCGGATGCATAGGCGGAAGAAGTACTTCATCCCAACGGACTACGGAACCGCGGAGGTTGAGGTGGTAAGGGCCATGCACAACACGGTTTTCTGTGCCAACTGCACGAGACTCAGGGTAACCTCCGATGGGAAGTTCAAGACCTGCCTCCTGAGGAGCAACGACCTGATAGACTTTGCGACGGCCCTCAGAAACGGGGCGAGCGATGGTGAGCTGCTCGAGATCCTGAGAAAGGCCGTCCTCATGCGGGAGCCCTACTGGAGGTAA
- a CDS encoding class I SAM-dependent methyltransferase family protein → MPAVRVPKERAESLKERLKKLGLYDGKRRPRRDGDSVLLPVIEDPGIEGLEVLPIDLPLRPERQIYVTLEDVLREKLSEEELRHLMRYDVIGDIAVVRIAPELEHRVEDIIGGLRKVHPFLKVIARKGFHSGPFRVGEYSVIWGENRLETVHRENGVEIKVDLGRVFFNPRMKGERYRLARLVRDGEKILIPFAGVLPYALVIARRKRVKITAVELNEEAYRLGLENLELNRKRLRGEVEFIHGDAFRILPELPTYDRVISPTPRGVDALSLTLSKAGRFLHYYDFVHEAKMGEFRGRIIEHCRKTGRDCDVRIKKVSDFKPHTFKVCADVHIKG, encoded by the coding sequence TTGCCCGCGGTGAGGGTTCCGAAGGAGAGGGCCGAATCCCTTAAAGAAAGGCTGAAAAAACTGGGCCTTTACGATGGTAAGAGACGCCCAAGGCGCGATGGTGATTCCGTTCTCCTCCCGGTTATAGAAGACCCGGGAATAGAGGGACTCGAGGTGCTCCCCATAGACCTCCCCCTGAGGCCTGAAAGGCAGATATACGTGACCCTCGAGGACGTTCTCAGGGAAAAGCTGAGCGAAGAGGAACTGAGGCACCTCATGAGGTACGACGTGATAGGGGACATAGCCGTGGTTCGGATAGCCCCTGAGCTCGAGCACCGCGTTGAGGATATCATCGGGGGCCTCAGGAAGGTTCACCCCTTTCTGAAGGTGATAGCGAGGAAGGGCTTCCACAGCGGTCCCTTCAGGGTGGGGGAATACTCCGTAATCTGGGGCGAGAACAGGCTCGAAACCGTTCACAGGGAGAACGGCGTTGAGATAAAGGTTGACCTCGGCAGGGTGTTCTTCAACCCCCGGATGAAGGGTGAGCGCTACAGGCTCGCCCGGCTCGTCCGCGACGGCGAGAAGATCCTCATACCCTTCGCCGGTGTTCTGCCCTATGCCCTCGTTATAGCCCGCCGTAAAAGGGTCAAAATAACGGCCGTCGAGCTGAACGAGGAGGCTTACAGGCTCGGCCTCGAGAACCTCGAGCTCAACAGAAAGAGGTTGAGGGGAGAGGTGGAGTTCATACACGGGGATGCCTTCAGGATCCTTCCGGAGCTTCCGACCTACGACAGGGTGATAAGCCCGACCCCGAGGGGTGTCGATGCCCTGAGCCTGACCCTCTCAAAGGCCGGGAGGTTCCTCCACTACTACGACTTCGTCCACGAGGCAAAGATGGGAGAATTCAGGGGGAGGATAATTGAGCACTGCCGGAAAACCGGAAGGGACTGCGATGTGAGAATAAAGAAGGTCAGCGACTTCAAGCCGCACACCTTCAAGGTCTGTGCCGACGTTCACATCAAAGGATAA